A segment of the Terribacillus aidingensis genome:
GTGCGACCTATTTCTTTTAAAAAATAGGTCACAGGGCGCATGTTTATCCGTTTCTATTTGTAAGCGGGTTCATTATTATTTTTAGGAGGACTGGTTTTGAAAGAAGCAAGATTACCAACAATTACTGAGATAATCATCATACTAGGAATCTTTCTAGCACTTGTATTATCATTCACAGTCTATCTTGACCTGCCGATTCAGCTGGCAATTTTCATATCATGGTTTGTTGTCATCGTACTTGGCATACGACTTGGTCACCGGTATCAGGACTTGCAGAAATCGATTATGGGCGGTATATCGAACGGATTGGAAGCAATCCTGATTCTTGTTGCCGTTGGAGCATTGATTGGTACATGGATCGCCGGTGGTGTCGTACCGACATTAATATACTATGGTCTAGAATTCATTCACCCTAGTATCTTCCTGCTTGCAACCTTGATCATCTGTTCCATCATGTCCGTTGCTACAGGAACGTCCTGGGGAACAGCTGGTACAGCTGGTATCGCGATGATGGCGATTGGCGAAGGACTAGGTATGCCGCTGCCGCTAGTAGCTGGAGCTGTCTTATCGGGTTCCTATTTTGGAGACAAGCTGTCCCCGTTATCAGATAGTACGGTGCTTGCATCCTCTCTATCTGACGTAGACGTGCTCGAGCATGTGCGGGCTATGCTTTTCCTTTCTGTTCCAGCATTCGTTATCACCGCCATTTTGTTTACCGGTGCCGGATTTATCTACGGTGGAGATGATATTGACCAAGCAAGGGTCGATTCGTTGAAAACAGCCTTGATGGATAACTTCGATATCGGCATCATCATGCTGATTCCAGCTATAATCGTGCTTGTTTTGCTGGCTATGAAAAAGCCATCCATGCCAGTCATAGCTATAGGTGCGCTGTTTGGTGCCATTTGGGCAGCTGTGTTCCAGGGAATGAATTTTGCAGAAGCACTAGGCACTGCTTATAGCGGTTTCTCCATTGATACAGGTGTTTCATTCATTGATGGCATACTAAACCGCGGCGGTGTGTTGGGTATGCTCGATACCTTGATGGTAATCATCTTCGGTCTAGGTTTCGGCGGACTGCTAGAGAAGCTAGGTGTCCTGCAAGTCATCGTTTCTACTTTCGAAAGGAAACTGGTATCGGCAGGCAATACGACCGTCGCGACCCTCATTGTCGCATTTCTTGGTAATGTTCTAGGCTGTGCGATGTACGTTTCCTTGATATTGACTCCTAAAATGATGATGAAGACGTACGACAAGCTTCAGCTGGACCGTCGTGTTCTTTCTCGTAATACCGAGGTCGGTGGTACGCTCACTTCCGGTATGGTTCCTTGGTCAGATAATGGTATCTACATGGCTGGTATTCTAGGCGTTTCCACTTTCGCTTATCTGCCTTTCATGTGGCTGAGCTTTGTGGCAATCGGACTCGCTGTCATCTACGGTTACACTGGAAAATTCATCTGGTACAACAAAGAAAAAACAGTAGCTGAAAAGTAAAAAAAGACCTTCAAGCACATATTGCTTGAAGGTCTTTTTGTATTACCAGCGCCAAAACAGGTTCTTCACCCAATTCCACACAGTACCGATAATATTTTTGACTATGTCCACAATCGGATGATTTGGTTTTTCGTCTTCATCAGGCTGATCAGGTTCGGTCGGTGGTTCTTCCGGGTCCACTGGCGGCTCCTCGGGTTCTGTAGGAGGATCAGTCGGTGTATTTCCGCTCACTTCGGAAATGCGTCCCTCTGCTGTATAGCTTATCGGCCTCATTTCGAAGCTGCGTACATATTCCACAGTAGCCTCCAGGTCCTCTGGTCCCATTATAGGGTTGCGTCCCAGCTCGCTTATCGGACGATACTTATCTCCTAATGATGTACCCATGAAGTTATTCACTGTCAGTGTATATACTTCATCTTCGTCAATAGGCGAACCATCAGGAAGCTTAATGTCCACAACCTGATTTGTTTCTCCATCCCACGTATACGCAAAGCCGCTTATACTGTAATCCGGACCGTAGGAAGTGATCTGGGCATTCAATATAGGCGCCAAATCAGCTCCATCGATTTCAAATGTCATGAGTGTATTATTGAAAGGCTGGATATTGAAAAGCTCACCCCAAGTAATATCACCTTCCAATAAATCATCCCTGATTCCTCCGCCGTTCATCATAGCGAAATCACTATTCATTGCATGATTCATGCCATCAGCAAGCAAATTGCCAAGTGCATTATCACCTATTTCCCCTTTTACAGCATAACCGCCAGTCATCGTATTAGCTGCGACACCTACAACTTCGTTCATGATTGGCGCCACTTCTTCTGCGTATTTAGACAGTATAGCTCCGACTGTCGAATCAGGTGTGTAGTCCGCTTGAT
Coding sequences within it:
- the nhaC gene encoding Na+/H+ antiporter NhaC, with protein sequence MKEARLPTITEIIIILGIFLALVLSFTVYLDLPIQLAIFISWFVVIVLGIRLGHRYQDLQKSIMGGISNGLEAILILVAVGALIGTWIAGGVVPTLIYYGLEFIHPSIFLLATLIICSIMSVATGTSWGTAGTAGIAMMAIGEGLGMPLPLVAGAVLSGSYFGDKLSPLSDSTVLASSLSDVDVLEHVRAMLFLSVPAFVITAILFTGAGFIYGGDDIDQARVDSLKTALMDNFDIGIIMLIPAIIVLVLLAMKKPSMPVIAIGALFGAIWAAVFQGMNFAEALGTAYSGFSIDTGVSFIDGILNRGGVLGMLDTLMVIIFGLGFGGLLEKLGVLQVIVSTFERKLVSAGNTTVATLIVAFLGNVLGCAMYVSLILTPKMMMKTYDKLQLDRRVLSRNTEVGGTLTSGMVPWSDNGIYMAGILGVSTFAYLPFMWLSFVAIGLAVIYGYTGKFIWYNKEKTVAEK